The genomic stretch GGCGGCGTCGCAGATGAGATCCTGTGGTTATGGCTCGCGAGCGCGGACGCACATTGGTGGCGCAGAACCGGAAGGCACGGCACGACTATCACATTGATGCCACGTACGAGGCCGGCATGGTCTTGACGGGCACCGAAGTGAAGTCGCTCCGGGCCGGCAAGGCGTCGCTCGGCGACGGCTACGCCGAGGTTCGTGACGGTGAGGTTTGGCTGCGCAACGTTCATATCCCGGAGTACGACCTCGGGACCTGGACCAATCACGAGCCGCGCCGGTCGCGAAAGCTACTTCTTCGGCGGGACGAGATCAGCCGGCTGATAGGCAAGACGAAGGAGAAGGGCTTCACCCTCGTACCACTGTCCCTGTATTTCAAGGACGGCTACGCCAAAGTCGAGATCGCGCTGGCTCGGGGTAAGAAGACACACGACAAACGGCAGGCCATCGCCGAGCGCGAGGCGAAGCGGGAAGCCGAGCGCGCCATGTCGCGGGCCCGCCGCCGCTAGCGCCGAGCCCGCTGCCAAGAGCTACCCAGGTGAGCGTGTCGACGGAAGCATACGGCGGGCGACGTTCTCCTTCGGGATCGGATCGGGATCGGCGATCCACGGTCCGGTTCCTTCGCTGACGTCGAGCACCCCGGCTTCGAACCAGGTGTACTGGCCTTGCAGCACGGCCTTGGCCAGAGACTCGTCGGCGGAGTCGGTGTTGTGCCACAGCGCGCGGAATAGCCCTTCGGTCCGCAGCCGGGCCTGCCGGCAGAACACATCGGCCAGCTCTTCCGCTGTCTCCGCGGGACTCGCACCACCGTTCCCTGGGCCGTCGGAGCCGGTTGCCGCGACACTGAGAGCCAGGCCCTCCGGGTTGGAGCGCATGATGTTCGCCCGCACACAGACCGCTGCCATTGCGAACAGTTCAGCGCCGATATCGACGACCCGTGCCAGGAATCCCTGTTTCTTCTCCAGCTTGCCTTGCCAGCGAGCCATCCCGTAAAACGTCTGCCGGGCGAGCTTGCGTGAGGCCCGTTCGATGTAGCGCAGATGGGTGGCCAGCGTGCCGAACTCGCTGTAAGCGTTCGGTAGTTGTCCAGTGCCGGTGGCGAGTTTGGGGAGCCACTTCGCATAGAAGCCCGTTGCGCTCGCCGCGGCCTTGGCCTTGCCGGCAAGGGCGACGTCGGGATCGATGATGTCACCGGCTGCCTGCAAATGCGCATCGACGGCTTCGCGTGCGATCAGCAGATGCATGATCTCGGTGGAGCCTTCGAAGATGCGGTTGATCCGCAGATCACGCAGGACCTGTTCGGCCGGGACCGCCCGCTCGCCGCGCGCTTGCAAGGAGTCCGCCGTCTCGTAACCCCGTCCGCCCCTGATCTGGACGAGCTCGTCCGCCACCTTCCATGCGGTCTCACTGCACCACAACTTGGCCAGCGCTGCCTCGATCCGGATGTCGTGCCGGTTCTCGTCGGCCATGTGCGCTGACAGCTCGAGTATGGCCTCCTGTGCGAACGCGGTGGCGGTGATGTAGGAGATCTTGTGTGCGACGGCGGCGTGCCTGCCGACCGGCTTTCCCCACTGGACCCGTGCCGCCGACCATTCGCGCGCGATCTTCGCGCACCATTTGGTAGCCGCGGAGCAGGTGGCCGGGATGGCCAGCCGGCCGGTGTTGAGGGTGGTCAGCGCGATCTTCAAGCCGCCGCCCTCGGGGCCGAGGCGATTCTGCGCCGGTACCCTGACCCGGTCGAAGCGGGTGACACCGTTCTCGATCCCACGCAACCCCATAAAGGCGTTCCGGTTCTCCACCGTGATTCCTGGAGAGTCGGCCTCCACGATGAACGCGGTGATACCTCCCCGTTCGCCCTCCCGTTCCGGCGCCCGGGCCATGACGACCAGAAGCTCGGCAACCACGCCGTTGGTGGTCCAGAGTTTGACGCCGTCGAGTTCGTAGGCGTTGCCGTCCTCGATCGGTGTGGCGGTGGTGGCTAGCCGGGCGGGATCTGAGCCGACGTCGGGCTCGGTGAGTAGGAACGCGCTGATGGCCCCCCGGGCGCAGCGGGGCAAGTACTCCTGTTTCTGCTCTTCGGTGCCGAACGCCTTGACCGGTTCGGGCACACCGATCGACTGGTGGGCGGAGAGTAGCGCGCCCAGGGACGGGTGAGCGCTGGTGGCCAGCCGGAGAGCTTCGTTGTAGGCAACCTGGGTCAGTCCGAGACCACCGTACTCCTCCGGGATCTTCATCCCGAACGCCCCGATGCGGGCCAGCGCCTTGATGCTCTCGTCGGGGATCCGGCCCTCGCGTTCGATGACGGCAGCGTCGAGCTCGGTGGTGCATACGGTGTACATCTGCTCGAGGAAGCGGGCAGCCCGGGCGGTGTCTTCGGCCGACAGGGTCGGGTGGGGGTGTATGAGGTCGAGCCGGAACCGGCCCAGGTAGAGCTCCTTCGCGAACGAGGGTTTGCGCCACTCCGTCTCACGTGCGGCCTCTGCGACTCGGCGTGCTTCTTGCTCATCGACGTGAACCGCGGCGGGTTGCGTCGTTGTCATTGTTCGCCTCCCAGCTTCGGCGGAGATCTACCATCAATTGTTACTCGCGAGTAGCCCTCAGCGAAACCTTCTTCCGCACGAATCATGGGGCGGGAATGTCGGTCGCCGGAAGGGTGTTGTTCCGTGTAGCCTTGTATCGCCTTGACGGCGTGGCCACTTCGCTGGTCGGCGAGGCATTGATAATTCAACAGGGGGTGAGCGGTTTCGACTTCGTACGATGAACCAGGGGAAGCGGGCCGAGGATGTCGCGTCATCTCGTAAACGATCGCGGCAAACGTTATAAGTGCCAACGAAAAGCGCACTGACTTCGCTCTTGCCGCCTGAGGCAAGAGACTGAAGTCTGTCGACCCGGGAGTGCTTCCGTCCCGGTGCTCGGCATCATTGAGGAGGCTCACCTGCCGGCACGGCTACGGGGTCGGTAGGGACATGTACGTGGCTGGGCTCGTCACGGTGACTTGCTTGCGTGATCACCGGAGCCAAGTAGAGGCATAGCAAGCTGCGCCCGGAGAAGCCCTGGAGAGGCGTCGAAGGACCCGAGTTCGATTCTCGGCACCTCCACACCCTGTGAGGCGGCTGGCCAGAGTGTTTCTGGTCAGCCGCTTCGTCGTTCCTGCCACCACGTCGTCACCTCTCGCCGGCGTCGCGGTGCTCGTCGGGCTCGCCCTTCGGCATCGTCTCGCGGGACTCGACGACCAGCGCCTTCTACGAGCTAGCCTGTTTGTGCCACTGCCGGTCGATGCGGCGGAGCAGTGCCGGGTAGACCAAGAACCGGCGCAACGGGGCGATCCCGGCCAGGTAGATCGAGCCGAGCCGTCCGTTCGGCTTGACCAGGACGGTCATCTGGCCGTGGTAGGCGCCCTTCCCGTCCGGGATCCAGCCCAGGTGCATCACGGTGTGCACGGTCCGGTTGGCCATCTCGGCGGCGAATTCGTCGTCGAGATAGTAGACGGTGGAGAACGGCTGGATGTCGATCTCTGGCTCGGTGGATATGCCGCGCAGCTCGTCGGGCAACCGATCCCGCAGTGACGGCGCGCTGGCGCCGAGTCCGTGTGATGCCTCGTCCCAGCCGAACAGTTTGCCGATCTTCCAGCGGGCGTTCCAGAGGAATCTCACGACCAACGGAGCCCCTTCGGGGAAGTTGTTGCCGAAGATCGCCGAGACAAGGCGAGGGAGTTCGCCGGCATCCCCCTGTGGTGGTAGGGCCCATACGTCCTCGATGGCGAAATCGGGGGCGAGTTCATGAATCCGCCAGGGCTGGGCGGTGTACGCGGTCTCCGGGAGTTTCATCCGACCTCGATTCATACGGAAGCGTATATAAAGACTATCACCGAATGTACGGCGCCGTATAATTGGTGCGAAGTGCCACTTTCACGAGCGGAGGCTGACAATGGCGAAGGTCCGGACTCCACCCGAGGCGTGGATCGCCCAGGGGCTGCGAATGCTCGCCGCGGGAGGCCCGGATGCGGTGCGGGTCGAGACACTGGCGCACGCGCTTGGGGTGACCAAGGGCGGTTTCTACGGGCATTTCGCCGACCGCGCGGCGTTGCTCGAGGAGATGCTCGACACCTGGGAGCGAGGGGTCACCGATGCGATGATCGAGCACGTGGAGGGGGTCGCGGCCAACCAGGACGCGCGAACCAAGCTGCGCCGGCTATTCGAGGCCGTGGACGCCGTCGACGACGAAGCAACACTCGGGGTGGCCGTGGATCTGGCCATTCGCGAGTGGGCGCGGCGCGATGCCGTGATCGCGGAGCGAGTTGGTCGTGTCGATAACCGGCAGATGGCATACCTGCGTTCCTTGTTCGGCGAGTTCTGTGATGACGAGCTGGAGGTAGAGGCTCGTTGCCTGATGACGATGTCGATGCGCGTCGGTGACCATTTGATCCGGGCCGACTACTCCGACCGGCGACGTGCCGAGGTGATGGACAGAGTGTCCCGCCAGTTGCTGGCGTAGTGACCCACCGGCTCCTCGAGGCGGAGACGTCGTTGCCGAGGTTCACAATCCCGGGTAAGAAGGCGAGTGTGACTGACCCGGAGGAATGATGCGCGTACTCGTTGCGGGGGCCACGGGGTACATCGGAACCAGATTGGTGCCTCGGCTGGTCGCCGATGGCCATGAAGTGCGTTGCCTGGCACGCGACCCGCGCAAGCTCCGTGACCTGCCTTGGTCAGCTGACGTCGAAGTGGTCAGGGGCGATGTGCTTGATGCCCAGAGCCTTGAACACGCCATGGCAGACGTGGACCAGGTCTTCTACCTAGTGCACTCGCTGAACTCGCAGCGGTTCGCCGATATCGATCGCCAGGCCGCTGAGACAGTCGCGCGAAGCGCACACCGGGCCGGTGTGCCGAGGATCGTCTACCTGGGCGGGCTACACCCACCGAACGAGTCTAAGCTCTCCGCGCACCTGGCTTCCCGGGCGGAAGTCGCGGACATATTCCTGCGTTCTCCGGTGCCAACAGTTGTGCTGCAGGCTGCTGTGATCATCGGTTCCGGTTCCGCCAGTTTCGAGATGTTGCGTTACCTGACCGAGCGGCTTCCCGTCAGCATCACACCGCGTTGGGTGCATACCCGCACACAGCCGATCGCAGTCCGTGACGTGCTGAGATATCTCCTTGCCTGCGTCCGGTTCCCGTCCGATCTCAACCGCAGTTTCGACATCGGCGGACCCGAGGTGATGACGTACGCGGACATGATGAGGCGATATGCCAAGGTGGCCGGGTTGAGCAGCCGGCTGATCGTGCCGGTCCCGCTGCTGACACCCGGACTGTCCGCGTTATGGGTCAATCTGGTCACACCGGTGCCGAAGTCGATCGCCATGCCGCTCATCCAGTCTCTGGTGCATGAAGCCATCTGCACCGAACACGACATCGCCGCATACATGTCCGGCGAGGACGGTCTCACCTCGTACGAGCAAGCGGTCGAACTGGCGCTGGAGCGCATCCGCGACGCCGAGGTCGAGAGCCGATGGTCCACGGCTTCGTCATCCGATGCTCCGTCGGACCCGCTCCCGACCGACCCCTCCTGGTCCGGGGGTTCAGTGCTCTCGGACCGGCGCACTCTGCGAGCGCCGGTGCCGCCCGCCGACCTGTGGCGGGTGGTCGAAGGGATCGGCGGGGAGAACGGCTGGTATTCGTTCCCGCTGGCATGGTCGGTCCGGGGTTGGGCGGACCGGATGATCGGCGGTGTCGGACTGCGCCGGGGCCGTCGTGATCCGGCGCGCCTGCATCTGGGCGACGCGCTCGACTGGTGGCGGGTCGAAGAGGTCGATCACGGCAATTTGCTCCGGCTCCGGGCGGAGATGAAGGTGCCAGGCCGGGCTTGGCTGGAGATGAGGGTGACGTCGGACGGCGACGGCTCGGTGTACCAGCAGCGTGCCGTCTTTGTCCCACGCGGTCTGGCCGGCCAGCTCTACTGGTGGATGCTCTGGCCGCTCCACGGGGTGATCTTCGGGGGGATGGCCAGGAACATCGTGCGCACGGCGGCTCGCTCGCCCGGCCAGCGGCCGTGAGCCACGGTGCGCGATGCCGCCGGTGCCGGTGACCATGATGGTCACGCTTCCTCCTTCTCGGTGTGCGGGCCAGTGGCCGGCTCTTGATCGTCGTGGGTCTGACCGATGGGACGGACATGGCGCAGCAGCGTCATGGTCAGGATGGCGAGCCCTACGAGCAGCCCCGCGCTGACGGCTGAGGTGGTGTTCAATCCGTCGGTGAACGCCTTGCGAGCAGCATCCAGCATCTCGGCTCCCAGCTCTGCCGGCAGTTGTCCGGCGACGCTTGTCGCTCCGGCGAGGCTCTCCCGCGCCATCTCGGCCATCTCTGCCGGCACCGCGGCCGGCAGGTTGCCGGATAGTCCACTGCTGTAGACGACGGTTCCGAGGCTGCCCAGGCTGGCGACCCCCATGGCGATCCCGAACTCGCCGCTCACCTCGGGCAAGGCCGCCGCGGATCCGGCCCTCTCGGCAGGCGCGGTCGCGATGACCAGGTCGGTGCTCAGCACCATCAGCGGAGCTGTGCCGAGGAAGACGACGAACATTCCCGAAAGCAAGAGGCCCAGCCCGGGCGCACTGTCGACCTGCGTGAGAACCAGCAGACCTGCCGCCATGACGACGAGCCCGGTAGCGACGATGTGTGGTGGTGGCAGCCTGCGCGCCAGCAACGGAACCAGCACGGCGACGATCATCTCGAGCATCGCCGCGGGCGCGATGCGCAGGCCAGCCTGCAGCGGTGACAGCCCTTCGACCAGCTGCAGGTACTGGGTGACGAACAAGTAGACCCCACCGATGGTTCCCATCCCGATCAGCATGATCCCGAGCGCAGCGCTGAAGGACCGGTTCACGAACAAGCGCAGATCCAGCAGCGGATCGTCAAGGGCGAGCTGGCGGCGGCCGAACACAACGCCGACGACGGCCCCGGCGGCGATCAGAAGTATCGGCGTCGCGGCGAAGCCGTCTTTGGCCAGTTCCTTGAAGCCGTAGATGAACGGCAGGATGGCTGCCAACGAGAGCAGCACACTGGGGAAGTCCACCCGTCCGGCGTCGGGGTTGCGGTATTCCGGTAGCAGGAACGGCCCGAGCGCCAGCAGCAGAACCATCACCGGCACGCCGAGCAGAAAGACCGAGCCCCACCAGAACCACTCGAGCAGGACCCCGCCCACCACGGGGCCGAGGATGGCGCCTCCGGAGAACGCGGCCATCCAGACCCCGATGGCCAACGCACGTTGCTTGCGGTCGGTGAACATGTTGCTGATCAGTGCGAGGCTCGACGGCATCAGTGTCGCGGCGGTGACACCAAGCAGCGCCCGGGTCAGGATCAGCATCTCGGCCGATGTCGAATACGCGGCAGCCAGTGAGGCGAGGCCGAAGGTTACCGCGCCGATCATCAGCAGCCGGCGGCGTCCGATCCGGTCGCCGAGCGTGCCCATCGTGATGAGGAAGCCGGCGATCATGAAGCCATAAATGTCCATGATCCACAACATTTGAGGGCCGGTGGGCTCGAGGTCGGCACTGAGATGGGGCAGCGCGAGGAAAAGAACCGTGTTGTCCAGCGCCAGCAACAGCACCGGGAGGAACAGAACGGCCAGGCCGAGCCACTCCCGTGTCCCGGCGCGTTCGCCGGATCGGGGCGGGTGGGCGACGGACATGTCGGGCTCCTTCTGAGTACGGGGTCGAATTCTGGCTCGGCGCAGCACCGGGTGTGGGTGCGGGGATAGAAGAGGTGGAGATCAGGCCGAGTCGGATGGGCGTGAGGCAGGCATCGGGGATACGTTGCGATGTTCGCGGAGCATCGCCGCCCAGCAGACCAGCTGGTCGAGCATGGTGGTGGCGGCAGCGCCGTGTTCGGCGTCGGGCTGGCCGCTACAGACGCGTTCGGCTTCGTCGCCGAGGCTGACTGATTGGCCGATGCCGACCGCACCCACCGCGGTGAATACCCGGTGAAGGTGGTCCACGGCGTGCAGCCCACGGGAGGCGCCGCCGTACGACACGAAGCCCACCGGCTTGGCCGCCCACTCCGCGTCGAACCAGTCGATGGTGTTCTTGAGCAAGGCCGGGAAGCTGGCGTTGTGCTCCGCGGTCACGACAACGAAGCCGTCGGCCGCCGCCAGCCACGGCGCGAGGTCCTGCACCGCCCGGGGGCGCCGTGTCCGGTCTTTGGAGATCAGCTCCGGCACGGCCTCGGGAAGCCAGGCGTCGGTCAGGTCGATCACGTCCACGTCGATGTCGCCGCGCCGGTTGGCGTGGGCGGCGAACCAGTCGGCCAATCCCTGCCCGGTTCTGGCACTGCCGATGATGATCACGACACGTAGTCGCGTGTCTGACATCTTTACCGCCCTCCTGACCATTCGGTTCGCCTCGCTGATGCCCAGTCTTCGAGCTGGCCGTGCGGGTTCACTGTTGGTTGGCTGGCGGTCCGCTGTTGGGTAGCGCTCGGTCGGCGGCGGCGGTGCCCGCAGAGCGCTAGCGTTGGGCCATGCGCTTCGGGATGCTCGGCTCGTTGGCGGTGTGGTCCGCCGAGGGGCAACCGGTGACGGTGCCTGAGCTGAAGACGCGGGCGCTGCTGGCCGACCTGCTGGTCCATGCGGACCAGGTGGTCTCGTCGGAGCGGCTGATCGATGACGTGTGGGGTGACCAGCTGCCCCACAATCCGGCGAACGCACTACAGGGAAAGGTGTCGCAGCTGCGGCGCGCCCTGGAATCCGCTGAAGCCGGCGGGCGAGACCTGGTGGTTTCCCGAGCTCCCGGCTATGTGTTGCGGATCCCCGACGACGGCCTCGATGCGCAGCAGTTCCAGCGCCTGTTGACGTTGGCCCAGCGCACCGACGTCCCCCGCGCCAAAGCAGCTCTGCTGGCCGATGCGCTCGCCCTGTGGCGTGGGCCCGTGCTGGCCGACTTCGCCGACGCCGGTTTTGTGCGCTCTGCCTCCGTCGGGCTGGAAGAACAGCGGTTGATGGCGATCGAGGAGCAGGCGGCGGCCCGGCTCGAGTTGGGCGAACATCGCCTGCTGGTGGGTGAGCTGAGCGATCTGGTTGACCGTTACCCGCTGCGTGAGCGGTTGCGTGCGTTGCACATGCGTGCTTTGTATCGCTCCGGCCGGCAGAACGACGCCCTGGCCAGCTATGGCGATCTACGTGAGCGGTTGCGCGACGAACTCGGCCTTGATCCGAGCGCGCCGGTCGCCGCATTACATCAGGCGATCCTGCGGCAGGATGCGTCGCTGACCGTCCCGGTGGCGCCTGCGGTTACCGTCCGCCCCAGCCTGCCCACGCCGGTGACCGAGCTGGTCGGCCGCGCCGAGGCGGCTGCTGAGGTGGCGTCTTTACTGAAGACGAACCGTTTCGTCACGCTGACGGGGCCGGGTGGCGTGGGCAAGACCCGCCTCGCGCTGGAGGTGGCCACCCGAGCCGCGGAGACGTTGGCCGACGGCGTATATCTGGTGGAGCTGGCCGCGGCCGAGCGTCCGGGCGCACCAGGCACGGATTCCCTTGCCGAGTGCGAGGCAACCGTGGCGGAGATGGTCTTGACCGCGATGGGAATCCGCGATGATCCCAGAGCGAGCAATCCGGGCTCGCCCGGTTCCACCAGTGTGACCGAACGACTTGCCGGTGTGTTCGCCGATCGGCAGGTTCTGCTGATTCTGGACAACTGTGAGCACGTGATCGACGCCGTGGCCGGACTGGCCGAGGTGCTGCTCACCTCCGCGGCAGAGCTTCGTATCGTCGCCACCAGCCAGGAACCCCTCCGGGCATCCGGTGAGGTGGTATGGCTGGTTCCGCCGCTCGAACTGCCGGACCCAGCGGCCGGCACCGATCCGGCGGTGCTGCGTCGGTCTCCGGCGGTGGACCTCTTTGTGGCGCGTGCCGCGGCCGCGGCACCAGGCTTCGTCCTCGACGCCGGCAACGCCGATGCGGTAGCGACCATTTGCCGCCGGCTGGACGGAATCCCGCTGGGTTTGGAGCTGGCCGCGGCACGAGTGTCCGCGCTGGGTGTGCACGAGCTCGCGGCCCGGCTGGACGACCGCTTGCAGTTGCTGACCGCCGGGCGCCGGCATGCGCCGCCGCGGCAGCGGACGCTTCGGGCCATGATCGACTGGAGCTGGGAGTTGCTGACCGACGACGAACGCACCGTCTTGCGCCGGCTCGCTGTTCAGCCGGGCGGGAGTACGTTGCCGGCGGCTGAAGCGATCTGCGGTGATGATCGCGTGGCCGCTGGCAGCGTTCCCGATGTGCTGGCGCGGCTGGTGGACCGGTCGCTGGTCACGGTGGCTCACGGCCCCCGCGGGGAGCGCCGATTCAGGTTGCTCGAAACAGTCCAGGCCTATTGTGTGCAGCGGCTGGAGGAAGCTGGTGAGCTACCGGCTACCCGCCGCCGGCAGCTGCGCTTCTATACCGAACTGGCCGAGCGTGCCGAGCCGCACCTGTATGGAGTGGCGCAGCGGCAGTGGCTGGAACGTCTCGACGCCGAGACCGCCAACTTGCGTGCCGCGCTCGACGGAGCGGCTCAGCTGCCGGACTCGACGCTCGGTTTGCGCTTGAGTAACGCGCTGACCTGGTACTGGGTGTTGCGTGGCCGACTGGGAGAGCTTGGCCGGTCGCTGGGGACGGCGTTGGCCGTTCCGGGGTCTGCACCAGCCACCGTCCGGTCTCGTGCCGTCGTGTGGCGGGCCGCGTTGGCCTTCGGTACCGGTGCGGAGCCGGACTGGGCCGGTATGAGTGATGAGGTTCTTTCGGCTCTCGAAGACCTCGATGATCCACTCGATCGAGCACGCGCCGAGTGGGCCCTTGGCTACTGCCTGCTGAGCGTCGGAAGTAGTGCCGGAGGTATCGGCTCCGGCCTGCTCGAGCAGTCGTTGACGACGTTCCGGGCCACGGGTGACCGGTGGGGTATGGCAGCGGCGCTCGTCGTGCGCGGCAGCTATCGTCTGCGCCAGGGTGCGGTCTCCTCGGTTGCCCGGGACGGCGAGCAGGCCATGGCGTGGTTCGAAGAGCTGGGTGATCAATGGGGTGTCGCGATGGCCGCCAGCCTTCTCGGCGAACGCGCGATCCTGACTGGTGATTTCGATGAGGCCGCCCGGCTGTACCGAACGTCGCTGCGCATCTCCGAAGAACTCGGGCTGTGGGCAGATGCGTGTTTCGTGCTCTGTGGCCTCGGCCAGATCGCGTGGCTGACCGGCGATAACGTGGCGGCCAAGGAATTCTTCGAGCGTGCCCGGCGGCTCGCCGGCGACCATTTCATCAAGGTGGCGATGGAGCTCGCGGAGGTTGGCCTCGGGGGTGTCGCCCGGCGTGATGGGGAGCTCGACACCGCGGAGGTTCGGTTGCGGGGCTGGCTCGACTGGAATCGCGGGATCCAAGCGCACGATCGAGTCGCCCACATTCAGACCGAACTCGGGTTCGTCGCGGTCCAGCGTGGCGACGTCGAAGCGGCGCTGGGGCTGTTCGGAGAGGGGCTGGATGCGGCCAGGCGCGTGGGTGACCCCTGGCTGCAAACACGCGCGCTGGAAGGGATGGCCGGCGCGTACATGCTGGCCGGGCAGCACGACGACGCCGCCCGCCGGCTCGAGGCCGCCGCCGGGATCCGTTCCGCGGCGCACGTTCCCGTGGCCCCGGCAGAGCAGGCCGAACTCGAGCGCCTGAACGCGCGGGTGGGAGCGGCACGTAGGCGCTGAGCAGGGGCCTTCCGGTCAGCCTTTGACGGCTCCCGCGACCAGCCCGGTGGTGAGCCGTTTGTGCACGAACAGGAAGAACACCACCACCGGCAGGGTGAACAGGAGCGATGCGGCCATGATCGCGCCGTGGTCCACCCGTTCCTGTTCGACGAAGAAGGCCAGCCCCACCGGCAACGTGCGCAGTGATTCGCTGCGCACGAACGTCAACGCGAACAGGAACTCGTTCCACGCCGCGATCCAGGCGAAGATCGAGACGGCGGCGATGCCTGGCCCGGCGAGCGGGAGGACGACCCGGCGCATGGCACCGAACCGGGTGCAGCCGTCGATCAAGGCTGCTTCCTCGAGTTCGTTCGGAACCGACAGGAAGAAGCCGCGCAGGATCCAGATCATCAGCGGCGTGATGAACGCGAGATAGGCGACGACCAAACCCCATAGGCTGCCGGTCAGCCCGAGGTTGCGCATGACGATGAACAGCGGGATGAGCAGCACGACTACGGGAAACAGCTGGGTAGCCAGAATCACCAGCGCGAGGTACTTCCGCAACGGGATCCGGAACCGGGCGAGCGCGTAACCGGCCATCGTCGCCACGACGAGCCCGATGGCCGTGGTGGTGACGGCGACGATCAGCGAGTTTCGCAGAAACCGGCCGAAGCCCCGGTCGATCACCTGGGGAAAGCGGTCGAAGACCAGCTCGGACGGCCACCAGACCGGTTCAGGGGTGATGATCTCCGCCTGCGGCTTGACCGCCGTGATGGCCATCCAATAGAGCGGGAAGACGGCGAACAGGCCGACGGCGATGGCCGCCAGATAGATGAAGATCCGCTGGACGATCCGGCGGCGGCGCAGCTGTTGCGCCGTGGGGTAGCGCGGTCCGGTACGCGGTGCCGCGGGCGGGGTGAGCGAGGTGGTCACGAGATCTGCTCCTCCTCGCGGATCAGCTTGATGTAGATGATCGTGATGACGATGAGGATGACGAACAGCACCATGGCCAGCGCCGAGCCCATGCCCCACTGGCTCTGGGTGATGCCCTCGACGTAGGTGCTGACCGAGAGCACCTCGGTGCGCCGGGCGGGCCCACCGCCGGTGAGCACCCAGACCTGGTCGAACATCTTGAAGTCCCAGATCGTTGAGATCACGACCAGCACGAGCAGCAATGGTTTCAGCATGGGCAGGGTGACCATCCTGAGCCGTTGCCAGGCCGTGGTGCCGTCCAGCTTCGCAGCCTCGATGATGTCGTTCGGAATCGTCTGCAGCCCGGCCAGCAGCGCGATGGTGACGAAGGGGAACGACTGCCAGATCACCACGATGCCGACGACGGTGAAGGCCGTGTAGTACTGGGTGAACCAGGAGAACTCGTCGAACGTGGAGAAACCAAGCGATGACAACGTCCAGTTGACGACGCCGTATTGCCCATTGAAGAGCCATTGCCAGACGAACGACGCCGCGATGTGCGGGATCGCCCATGGCAACAGCACCAGGACACCGAGCAGCCTGCGTCCACGGAACGGCTGGTTGAGCAGCAGGGCCACCGCGATACCCAGTGCCATCGTGCCGACCACGCAAATCAGGCCGAACACGACGGTGGTGATCGCGGAGCGGCGCAGGATCGGATTGGAGAAGATCTCGACGTAGTTGCCGAGGCCGATGAAGTTCATGTCGCCTTCGGTCAAGGCGCGGATGCCGGCGGCGTCGGTGAAAGACAGCCACGCGGTGCGCACGACCGGAAAGCCCACCAGTCCGACGATGAAAATCAGCGCAGGGGCGATCAGCAGGAGGGGGAACAGCCTGTCGTCGAAGATCCGCCGCCACGACCGCGTGGGTCCGGGCCGTGGCGTCACCTGGTGCCCCGTGCCGGGAACCAGAGACGGTCCCCGGCCAGGTGCTCCAGCCTCACTCAATTCGAACCGTTCCCGGTCCGGCTGTTGATCTCGTTGTCG from Phytoactinopolyspora mesophila encodes the following:
- a CDS encoding MFS transporter, encoding MSVAHPPRSGERAGTREWLGLAVLFLPVLLLALDNTVLFLALPHLSADLEPTGPQMLWIMDIYGFMIAGFLITMGTLGDRIGRRRLLMIGAVTFGLASLAAAYSTSAEMLILTRALLGVTAATLMPSSLALISNMFTDRKQRALAIGVWMAAFSGGAILGPVVGGVLLEWFWWGSVFLLGVPVMVLLLALGPFLLPEYRNPDAGRVDFPSVLLSLAAILPFIYGFKELAKDGFAATPILLIAAGAVVGVVFGRRQLALDDPLLDLRLFVNRSFSAALGIMLIGMGTIGGVYLFVTQYLQLVEGLSPLQAGLRIAPAAMLEMIVAVLVPLLARRLPPPHIVATGLVVMAAGLLVLTQVDSAPGLGLLLSGMFVVFLGTAPLMVLSTDLVIATAPAERAGSAAALPEVSGEFGIAMGVASLGSLGTVVYSSGLSGNLPAAVPAEMAEMARESLAGATSVAGQLPAELGAEMLDAARKAFTDGLNTTSAVSAGLLVGLAILTMTLLRHVRPIGQTHDDQEPATGPHTEKEEA
- a CDS encoding NADPH-dependent FMN reductase translates to MSDTRLRVVIIIGSARTGQGLADWFAAHANRRGDIDVDVIDLTDAWLPEAVPELISKDRTRRPRAVQDLAPWLAAADGFVVVTAEHNASFPALLKNTIDWFDAEWAAKPVGFVSYGGASRGLHAVDHLHRVFTAVGAVGIGQSVSLGDEAERVCSGQPDAEHGAAATTMLDQLVCWAAMLREHRNVSPMPASRPSDSA
- a CDS encoding BTAD domain-containing putative transcriptional regulator produces the protein MRFGMLGSLAVWSAEGQPVTVPELKTRALLADLLVHADQVVSSERLIDDVWGDQLPHNPANALQGKVSQLRRALESAEAGGRDLVVSRAPGYVLRIPDDGLDAQQFQRLLTLAQRTDVPRAKAALLADALALWRGPVLADFADAGFVRSASVGLEEQRLMAIEEQAAARLELGEHRLLVGELSDLVDRYPLRERLRALHMRALYRSGRQNDALASYGDLRERLRDELGLDPSAPVAALHQAILRQDASLTVPVAPAVTVRPSLPTPVTELVGRAEAAAEVASLLKTNRFVTLTGPGGVGKTRLALEVATRAAETLADGVYLVELAAAERPGAPGTDSLAECEATVAEMVLTAMGIRDDPRASNPGSPGSTSVTERLAGVFADRQVLLILDNCEHVIDAVAGLAEVLLTSAAELRIVATSQEPLRASGEVVWLVPPLELPDPAAGTDPAVLRRSPAVDLFVARAAAAAPGFVLDAGNADAVATICRRLDGIPLGLELAAARVSALGVHELAARLDDRLQLLTAGRRHAPPRQRTLRAMIDWSWELLTDDERTVLRRLAVQPGGSTLPAAEAICGDDRVAAGSVPDVLARLVDRSLVTVAHGPRGERRFRLLETVQAYCVQRLEEAGELPATRRRQLRFYTELAERAEPHLYGVAQRQWLERLDAETANLRAALDGAAQLPDSTLGLRLSNALTWYWVLRGRLGELGRSLGTALAVPGSAPATVRSRAVVWRAALAFGTGAEPDWAGMSDEVLSALEDLDDPLDRARAEWALGYCLLSVGSSAGGIGSGLLEQSLTTFRATGDRWGMAAALVVRGSYRLRQGAVSSVARDGEQAMAWFEELGDQWGVAMAASLLGERAILTGDFDEAARLYRTSLRISEELGLWADACFVLCGLGQIAWLTGDNVAAKEFFERARRLAGDHFIKVAMELAEVGLGGVARRDGELDTAEVRLRGWLDWNRGIQAHDRVAHIQTELGFVAVQRGDVEAALGLFGEGLDAARRVGDPWLQTRALEGMAGAYMLAGQHDDAARRLEAAAGIRSAAHVPVAPAEQAELERLNARVGAARRR
- a CDS encoding ABC transporter permease subunit, giving the protein MTTSLTPPAAPRTGPRYPTAQQLRRRRIVQRIFIYLAAIAVGLFAVFPLYWMAITAVKPQAEIITPEPVWWPSELVFDRFPQVIDRGFGRFLRNSLIVAVTTTAIGLVVATMAGYALARFRIPLRKYLALVILATQLFPVVVLLIPLFIVMRNLGLTGSLWGLVVAYLAFITPLMIWILRGFFLSVPNELEEAALIDGCTRFGAMRRVVLPLAGPGIAAVSIFAWIAAWNEFLFALTFVRSESLRTLPVGLAFFVEQERVDHGAIMAASLLFTLPVVVFFLFVHKRLTTGLVAGAVKG